In the Halosolutus gelatinilyticus genome, CCCGTCCATGACGGCGTCAGTCACGTTCACTTACGCCCGTCGAACGGTATCGGTTGACGCAGACGGGGCTGTCAGCGTCGCTTCATGCGATCAGTGACGGACACTCAGCGATCGCTCGATGCCGGCAAGAATTTCCGATCGTGGCGACCGTAGCAATAGGATTTAACTACTAGAAGGGTATCGTCTCATGCGGACTCACGTCATGAAGATCACTGACTACGAGCTGTTTGAGGTTCCTCCTCGGTGGCTGATGTTGAAGGTCTCGACGAGCGACGGAACGGTCGGCTGGGGCGAACCCATCGTCGAGGGGCGCGCGAAAACCGTCCAGAGCGCCGTCGAGGAACTGATGGACAACTATCTGCTGGGCAAGGATCCTCTCCGGATCGAACACCACTGGCAGCGGATGTACCGCGGCGGGTTCTATCGCGGCGGACCGATCTTGATGAGCGCGATCGCCGGGATCGACCAGGCGTTGTGGGACATCAAGGGCAAGCGCTTCGACGTGCCGGTCTACGACCTACTCGGCGGCCGAACGTGCGACCGAATCCGCGTTTACCAGTGGATCGGCGGTGATCGACCGTCCGACGTTGGCGATGCCGCCCGAGAGAAGGTCGCCCAGGGGTTCACCGCGCTGAAGATGAACGTCACGTCGGAACTCCGCAGCATCGACACGCCCGCGGCCGTACAGGAGGCCTGCGATCGCATCGCAGAGGTGCGGGACACCGTCGGCCCTGACGTCGACATCGGCGTCGACTTCCACGGTCGAGCGTCGAAGTCGATGGCCAAGCGCCTCGCGAAGGCGCTCG is a window encoding:
- the dgoD gene encoding galactonate dehydratase, which gives rise to MKITDYELFEVPPRWLMLKVSTSDGTVGWGEPIVEGRAKTVQSAVEELMDNYLLGKDPLRIEHHWQRMYRGGFYRGGPILMSAIAGIDQALWDIKGKRFDVPVYDLLGGRTCDRIRVYQWIGGDRPSDVGDAAREKVAQGFTALKMNVTSELRSIDTPAAVQEACDRIAEVRDTVGPDVDIGVDFHGRASKSMAKRLAKALEPYDPMFIEEPVLSEHNDALPGISQSTTIPIATGERMYSRWDFKEIFEQGTVDLIQPDLSHAGGISEVKKIAAMAESYDVALAPHCPLGPIALSACIQVDACTPNTLIQEQSLDIHYNRTNDVLDYLEDPGVFTYDDGYVELPEAPGLGIEIDEEFVREQAKRDVNWHNPIWKHDDGSIAEW